In Tachysurus fulvidraco isolate hzauxx_2018 chromosome 3, HZAU_PFXX_2.0, whole genome shotgun sequence, a single window of DNA contains:
- the ube2ib gene encoding SUMO-conjugating enzyme UBC9-A translates to MSGIALSRLAQERKAWRKDHPFGFVAVPTKNPDGTMNLMNWECAIPGKKGTPWEGGLFKLRMLFKDDYPSSPPKCKFEPPLFHPNVYPSGTVCLSILEEDKDWRPAITIKQILLGIQELLNEPNIQDPAQAEAYTIYCQNRVEYEKRVRAQAKKFSPS, encoded by the exons ATGTCTGGCATAGCTCTGAGTCGACTTGCACAAGAGCGGAAAGCTTGGAGGAAAGATCATCCTTTT GGTTTCGTTGCTGTTCCAACTAAGAACCCAGATGGTACGATGAACCTGATGAATTGGGAATGCGCCATCCCAGGAAAAAAAGgg ACTCCATGGGAAGGAGGTCTGTTTAAGCTAAGGATGCTGTTTAAAGACGATTACCCATCATCCCCTccaaaat GTAAATTCGAGCCTCCGCTGTTTCATCCGAACGTGTACCCATCAGGAACAGTGTGTCTCTCCATTTTAGAGGAGGATAAAGACTGGAGACCTGCTATCACGATCAAACAG ATTCTCTTGGGAATCCAGGAGCTTTTAAATGAGCCCAATATTCAGGACCCGGCCCAGGCTGAGGCTTACACTATATATTG tCAGAACAGAGTGGAGTACGAGAAGAGGGTCCGAGCACAAGCCAAAAAGTTCTCTCCCTCGTAG